From Dermochelys coriacea isolate rDerCor1 chromosome 15, rDerCor1.pri.v4, whole genome shotgun sequence, a single genomic window includes:
- the ACADS gene encoding short-chain specific acyl-CoA dehydrogenase, mitochondrial has product MAATLIARGGSAAARALTFGCLRQLHTVYQTVELPETHQMLCQTCRDFAEKELVPIAAQLDKEHRFPDEQVKKMGALGLLAMDVPEEYKGTGLDYLAYSIAVEEISRGCASTGVIMSVNNSLYLGPILKFGSEEQKHQWIAPFTSGDKIGCFALSEPGNGSDAGAASTVARLDGNEWVLNGTKAWTTNAWDASAVVVFATTDKSQKHKGISAFLVPMPTAGLSLGKKEDKLGIRASSTANLIFEDCRIPKANLLGQQGMGFKIAMQTLDSGRIGIASQALGIAQGALDCAVDYAEKRLAFGSPISKLQAIQFKLADMALALESARLLTWRAAMLKDNGKPYTKEAAMAKLAASEAATAISHQAIQILGGMGYVTEMPAERHYRDARITEIYEGTSEIQRLVIAGQLLKEYRG; this is encoded by the exons ATGGCGGCCACGCTCATCGCCCGGGGCGGCAGCGCTGCGGCCCGAG CCCTGACCTTTGGGTGCTTGCGACAGCTGCACACAGTGTACCAGACAGTGGAGTTACCAGAGACCCACCAGATGCTGTGCCAGACATGCCGGGACTTTGCTGAGAAGGAACTGGTTCCTATTGCTGCTCAGCTGGATAAGGAGCACCGCTTTCCTGATGAACAG GTGAAGAAGATGGGTGCCCTTGGCTTGCTGGCCATGGATGTGCCGGAGGAGTATAAAGGGACAGGGCTTGATTACCTGGCCTATTCCATCGCTGTTGAGGAGATCAGCAGGGGCTGTGCATCCACAGGTGTCATCATGAGTGTCAATAAT TCTCTGTATTTAGGTCCAATACTGAAATTTGGTTCTGAAGAGCAGAAGCATCAGTGGATTGCTCCCTTCACCAGCGGAGACAAAATAGGGTGCTTTGCCCTCAGTGAACCAG GAAATGGCAGTGATGCTGGAGCTGCTTCCACAGTGGCACGGCTGGATGGCAATGAATGGGTCCTGAATGGCACCAAAGCTTGGACCACCAATGCCTGGGATGCCTCTGCTGTCGTGGTGTTTGCCACAACAGACAAATCCCAAAAGCACAAG ggcATTAGTGCATTCCTGGTTCCTATGCCAACAGCTGGACTCTCGCTGGGGAAGAAAGAAGACAAACTGGGAATCCGAGCCTCTTCCACAGCCAATCTGATATTCGAGGACTGCCGGATCCCCAAGGCCAAtctgctggggcagcaggggatgggCTTCAAAATTGCTATG CAAACCTTGGATTCGGGCAGGATTGGGATTGCCTCACAGGCTCTTGGAATAGCTCAAGGAGCGCTGGACTGTGCTGTGGATTACGCTGAGAAGAGGCTGGCCTTTGGTTCACCCATTTCTAAGCTGCAGGCTATTCAG TTCAAGCTGGCAGACATGGCGCTGGCATTGGAGAGCGCTCGCCTGCTGACCTGGAGAGCAGCCATGTTGAAGGACAATGGGAAACCCTATACAAAG gaagctGCAATGGCCAAGCTAGCTGCATCGGAGGCTGCAACTGCCATTTCCCATCAG GCCATCCAGATCCTGGGAGGGATGGGCTATGTAACAGAAATGCCAGCAGAACGCCACTACCGGGATGCTCGAATCACAGAAATCTATGAAGGGACAAGTGAGATCCAGAGACTAGTGATAGCAGGGCAACTGCTGAAGGAATATCGTGGGTGA